GAACTACCGATTGTCGTGTAGCAAAACCAATAGTGTAGAGCGGAACAAGAGGTGTGTCAACATTAAAAGCCATCTGAATGCACAAAACAGCTCCCATGAATACCGAAATAAAAGCGACAATCCCAAGTGAATCAAGCCCGAGATTTTCAATCTCTATCATGATTTGCCTGAAGTAAATAGATTGTTTTTCAGGCTTTTTGAATACCTGCCTGATTAAAAGCATGTATCGGCCAATATGTATCAGAAAGTTTTTCATTGAAGGTTTAACGTTTGTGCTAAATTAACTATATTTTTAAAATACAGGCATCTTGCCACCAACTCTGCAATATTTTGCATACCTCAACTGTTTATATTACCTGGCTTAAAGTGTGGTCTTCGGATAGAATTTATTCTGCCCGGAGGTGTCATTTTTATTATTTTTGAAGTTTCTAACTGTTGTAAACCCATTCGTTTCAAATGAAGATAAGTATGAAGAGTAAGCTTGCAGCTGCGGTTGTATTATCAGGTATTCTTTTATGTTCCTGTTCAGCTCCGGCCTATAAGCAGAATAAATATAAATCGGCCCGACGATATCGCGATTGTGGATGTCAGATGTTGCCAAAGCATGATAAATCAATGCTAAGCCTGAATGATAGGTAAAAAGAGTTTGCGTGAAACTTTGCGCGATTATCTTCCTGAAGGTAGTGCAGAGCCTGTTGCCGATTGGTTTGACAGTCATCCTGTAAAACTGCGCATCAGTGCTTCGCGCCGTTCAAAACTAGGCGATTTCAGAAGTGGAACACCAGCATCGCCACCCGTCATTTCCATCAATCATAATCTGAATCCTTATAGCTTTCTGATTACGCTGTTACACGAAATGGCTCATGCCGAGGTATATTCGGATAATAAGCGCAGAGTTAAACCGCATGGCAATCAATGGAAGCAGGCTTATCAAAGATTGGCATTCCCTTTTATTCAATCAGGCATTTTTCCTGATGATGTAAGATCTGCTTTTCATCATTATCTTCAAAATCCTATGGCAAGCAGTACAGCCAGCATTCCTTTGGCAGAAGCCCTCAGGGCGTTTGACCCGCACAAAGATGTTATTCTGGTGTCGCAATTACCGCCTGATGCTCTTTTTGCACTCAACGATGGCAGGGTATTCAAGCGTGGAGATAAACTAAGGAAACGCTACCGCTGTTTATGTCTCAATAATAAGCGTTTGTATCTTTTTAGTCCATTGGCTGAAATTATCCCGATAATGGATGCAAAACTCCCGGCTTAAATTATCTTTGTGCTTATATTTAACTAAATTATCGAAAAACAATAGTCACCAACAATCTACCCAAATGAATAATAACAACTATTGCATTATAATGGCCGGTGGCATTGGCGCCAGATTTTGGCCCATGAGCCGCCAAAACCATCCGAAGCAGTTTATTGACATCCTCGGCACTGGTGAAACCCTGATTCAATCTAC
This region of Lentimicrobiaceae bacterium genomic DNA includes:
- a CDS encoding SprT-like domain-containing protein, giving the protein MIGKKSLRETLRDYLPEGSAEPVADWFDSHPVKLRISASRRSKLGDFRSGTPASPPVISINHNLNPYSFLITLLHEMAHAEVYSDNKRRVKPHGNQWKQAYQRLAFPFIQSGIFPDDVRSAFHHYLQNPMASSTASIPLAEALRAFDPHKDVILVSQLPPDALFALNDGRVFKRGDKLRKRYRCLCLNNKRLYLFSPLAEIIPIMDAKLPA